In Eleutherodactylus coqui strain aEleCoq1 chromosome 4, aEleCoq1.hap1, whole genome shotgun sequence, the following are encoded in one genomic region:
- the LCA5L gene encoding lebercilin-like protein, translated as MSGNGEWRREPSTDPAEGKSVSPPNEQTTSPSSDTTSPRDRSKRSCSSRSLSENSSSSSETPESVNETPETPKNKMRQTLPKVAYTGFSWRKSPPWKRSTLKLQHPPIAIRHAERDITRRILSAQVRNIKVLKDELCEVQRSLGDVKCQNRLLTRLQRRHMKALQKYEGSEGSVHHLITQHSNEVGALRENLRAAQRSERGLSLRLKTAEGELLKTKDNLLRLQRLAEDKNLKEREELSKKLSRLSVKMELQSSKEKVALTGTPEDHPDIRRHGKWEAGSTYNLQCNYVWAAGIYSATENSGLQHLYIHGIETFGARSSSHFLLLCLQVLEKQLHLTTRFYNRQLALESKKTSEARGTARRLQDQILLLQQTVKKKERELHIKNIYAHRIPRDIWKYGSREGQGGMTFTKSIQTESEMFTPDQPDAHRGQECGEPQDKTTEPENDSTEEEDDDAQMTGAEAPIHEVLQTEESDGSLEIDGKYNEEDKESSSEEPDQQGSGEHPPLEDTRYCEKNQPDDSWNETKADSGRRVGSGDARRFLPRRNRHYTFTAATENLHQGLPATGPILTLRKAYNCKSLMLQRSSSLGHEELSLQKIETGSHNKKEKLPEVFQSKRKKKLMEELFGPGYDEKNRISSDFLTSEFSL; from the exons ATGAGCGGAAATGGCGAATGGAGGCGGGAACCTTCTACAGACCCTGCGGAGGGGAAGTCCGTCAGCCCACCCAATGAGCAGACCACAAGTCCCAGCAGTGATACTACTAGCCCAAGAGACAGAAGTAAGAGGAGCTGCAGCAGCCGTTCCCTCAGTGaaaactcctcctcctcctccgagacGCCTGAGAGTGTCAATGAGACGCCAGAAACGCCAAAGAACAAGATGCGTCAAACACTTCCTAAAGTTG CATACACAGGGTTTTCCTGGAGGAAGTCGCCGCCATGGAAGCGGTCGACCCTGAAGCTTCAACATCCGCCCATTGCTATTCGTCACGCTGAACGTGACATCACACGGCGCATCTTATCAGCGCAGGTTCGCAACATTAAGGTACTGAAGGACGAACTGTGTGAGGTGCAGCGCAGCCTGGGGGACGTGAAATGCCAGAACCGCCTACTGACCCGCCTCCAGCGCAGACACATGAAGGCGCTGCAGAAGTACGAAGGCTCGGAGGGCAGCGTCCACCACCTTATAACTCAGCATAGTAATGAAGTAGGGGCTCTGAGAGAAAACCTAAGAGCGGCGCAGAGGAGCGAGCGGGGGCTGTCCCTGCGGCTGAAAACCGCAGAAGGCGAACTGCTGAAGACGAAGGACAACTTACTGCGGTTACAGCGACTCGCGGAGGATAAGAACCTCAAGGAGAGAGAAGAGCTCAGCAAGAAGCTATCCCGGCTGTCGGTCAAGATGGAACTCCAGAGCAGCAAAGAGAAGGTAGCGTTAACAGGGACCCCTGAGGACCACCCTGACATACGGAGGCACGGAAAGTGGGAAGCGGGCTCCACCTACAACCTGCAATgtaattacgtatgggctgcgggaaTATACTCAGCCACAGAGAACAGCGGGCTCCAGCACCTGTATATACACg GAATAGAAACCTTCGGCGCACGGAGCTCCAGTCACTTCTTGCTCCTCTGCTTgcaggtcctggagaaacaaCTCCACCTCACGACGCGCTTCTACAACCGTCAACTGGCTCTAGAAAGTAAGAAGACGTCTGAGGCCCGCGGCACCGCCAGAAGGCTGCAGGATCAAATCCTATTACTGCAGCAAACCGTAAAG aaaaaagagagagaactGCATATAAAAAACATCTATGCCCATCGAATACCAAGAGATATCTGGAAATATGGCAGCCGAGAAGGTCAGGGAG GAATGACTTTCACTAAGAGCATCCAGACAGAGAGCGAGATGTTCACACCAGATCAGCCCGATGCCCACCGAGGCCAAGAATGTGGTGAGCCCCAAGACAAG ACTACTGAGCCCGAGAATGACAGCACTGAAGAGGAAGACGATGATGCCCAGATGACCGGCGCCG AAGCCCCAATACATGAAGTCTTGCAGACCGAGGAAAGTGATGGCTCTCTGGAAATAGATGGGAAGTACAACGAGGAAGACAAGGAAAGCTCATCGGAGGAACCAGACCAGCAAGGGTCCGGGGAACACCCGCCTCTAGAGGACACAAGATATTGTGAGAAGAACCAACCAGATGACTCGTGGAATGAAACCAAAGCTGACTCAGGAAGAAGAGTTGGGTCAGGTGATGCCAGGCGTTTCCTCCCGAGGCGCAATAGACATTACACATTCACTGCGGCCACAGAGAACCTCCACCAAGGCCTCCCGGCAACCGGGCCCATCTTGACCTTAAGGAAAGCCTATAACTGTAAAAGTCTAATGCTTCAACGCAGCTCCAGTCTTGGCCACGAAGAACTTTCTCTGCAAAAAATTGAGACTGGAAGTCATAACAAgaaggagaaacttccagaagttTTTCAGAGCAAGAGGAAGAAAAAACTGATGGAAGAACTGTTTGGACCCGGGTACGATGAGAAAAATAGGATTTCAAGTGACTTTTTAACTTCAGAGTTCAGTTTATAG